The proteins below come from a single Oerskovia jenensis genomic window:
- the rapZ gene encoding RNase adapter RapZ — protein MSTEPSPTTVPQGIPAIEATTHAPERSDAEVLVITGLSGAGRSRAAAVLEDLDWYVVDNMPPRMLVPLVDMMTRAGSSVQRIAAVVDVRGGGFFTDLLDVLKHLRDAGVFYRILFLDASDEVLVRRYEQVRRPHPLQGNGRILDGIAEERRLVASVEERADVVIDTSELNVHDLAREVRAAVAEGTPDTLRINVVSFGFKYGIPLDADHVVDMRFLANPYWITELRHLTGRDQPVRDYVLARPGALEFVDRYVSALEPVLAGYLAEEKRYVTIAVGCTGGKHRSVAISEVLAQRLRAVGQRVTVTARDLGKE, from the coding sequence ATGAGCACCGAACCCTCCCCGACGACCGTCCCTCAGGGCATCCCCGCGATCGAGGCGACCACCCACGCCCCCGAGCGGTCGGACGCAGAGGTCCTCGTGATCACCGGGCTCTCGGGCGCCGGGCGCTCGCGTGCGGCCGCGGTGCTCGAGGACCTGGACTGGTACGTCGTCGACAACATGCCCCCGCGCATGCTCGTGCCGCTCGTCGACATGATGACGCGTGCAGGGTCGAGCGTGCAGCGCATCGCGGCCGTCGTCGACGTGCGCGGAGGTGGCTTCTTCACCGACCTCCTCGACGTGCTCAAGCACCTGCGAGACGCCGGGGTCTTCTACCGGATCCTGTTCCTCGACGCGTCCGACGAGGTCCTCGTGCGCCGCTACGAGCAGGTCCGGCGCCCGCACCCCCTGCAGGGCAACGGGCGCATCCTGGACGGCATCGCCGAGGAGCGACGCCTGGTGGCGAGCGTCGAGGAGCGCGCCGACGTCGTGATCGACACCTCGGAGCTCAACGTCCACGACCTCGCGCGCGAGGTCCGCGCGGCCGTGGCCGAGGGAACCCCCGACACGCTGCGCATCAACGTGGTCTCGTTCGGCTTCAAGTACGGGATCCCGCTCGACGCGGACCACGTCGTCGACATGAGGTTCCTCGCGAACCCGTACTGGATCACCGAGCTCAGGCACCTCACCGGGCGCGACCAGCCCGTGCGCGACTACGTCCTGGCCCGTCCCGGGGCGCTCGAGTTCGTCGACCGGTACGTCAGCGCGCTCGAGCCCGTCCTGGCCGGCTACCTCGCGGAGGAGAAGCGGTACGTGACCATCGCCGTGGGCTGCACGGGCGGCAAGCACCGCTCGGTCGCCATCTCGGAGGTGCTCGCCCAACGGCTGCGCGCCGTCGGACAGCGCGTGACCGTGACGGCCCGCGACCTCGGCAAGGAGTAG
- the uvrC gene encoding excinuclease ABC subunit UvrC gives MADPSSYRPAPGEIPTSPGVYRFRDEHGRVIYVGKAKNLRARLGSYFQDLTNLHYRTQTMVTTAASVEWTVVGTEVEALALEYSWIKEFDPRFNVKYRDDKSYPYLAVTLGEQFPRAQVMRGAKRPGTRYFGPYGHAWAIRETLDLLLRVFPVRTCSAGVFKRAQQTGRPCLLGYIDKCSAPCVGRITPEDHHALAEDFCDFMAGDTAKFIRRVEAKMKEAAAAMEYEQAARLRDDILALERAMEKNAVVLGDATDADIFALAGDELEAAVQVFHVRGGRIRGQRGWIVEKVEDVTDAELVEHLLQQVYGSVDEALGDSSTPSSSVVPREVLVPVLPPDTDQVVAWLTGLRGAKVDVRVPQRGDKRELAATVHKNAEHALALHRTRRAGDLTTRSQALREIQEALGLETAPLRIECYDVSTTQGTHQVASMVVFEDGLARKSEYRHFAIRGPEGLGARDDTAAMHEVITRRFKRYLADRSQATDVEMDLGADDDTARDTDAVAAGYVPRSGEVGADAPAGRAARFAYPPNLVVVDGGPPQVAAAARALAELGIDDVALCGLAKRLEEVWLPGEDYPVILQRSSEGLYLLQRVRDEAHRFAISYHRKKRGKAMTVSVLDDVPGLGPARKKALLTHFGSLKRLRAASAEEIATVPGMGAATAAAVVAALGPGTARGTGGTGAGAEPDATEEGAPSTSPEAAVPAPGTPEGAAQA, from the coding sequence ATGGCTGATCCGTCCTCGTACCGCCCCGCACCGGGGGAGATCCCCACGTCACCGGGCGTGTACCGCTTCCGTGACGAGCACGGTCGCGTCATCTACGTCGGCAAGGCGAAGAACCTGCGGGCCCGCCTCGGCAGCTACTTCCAGGACCTCACGAACCTCCACTACCGCACCCAGACCATGGTCACCACGGCCGCCTCGGTCGAGTGGACGGTCGTGGGCACCGAGGTCGAGGCCCTCGCGCTCGAGTACTCGTGGATCAAGGAGTTCGACCCGCGCTTCAACGTCAAGTACCGCGACGACAAGTCCTACCCCTATCTCGCCGTGACCCTGGGGGAGCAGTTCCCGCGTGCGCAGGTCATGCGTGGCGCCAAGCGCCCCGGGACCCGCTACTTCGGCCCCTACGGGCACGCGTGGGCCATCCGCGAGACGCTCGACCTGCTGCTACGGGTCTTCCCGGTCCGCACGTGCTCCGCGGGCGTGTTCAAGCGCGCCCAGCAGACCGGTCGGCCCTGCCTGCTCGGCTACATCGACAAGTGCTCCGCCCCCTGCGTGGGACGCATCACGCCCGAGGACCACCATGCGCTCGCGGAGGACTTCTGCGACTTCATGGCGGGGGACACCGCGAAGTTCATCCGCCGGGTCGAGGCCAAGATGAAGGAAGCCGCGGCAGCCATGGAGTACGAGCAGGCGGCCCGGTTGCGCGACGACATCCTCGCGCTCGAGCGCGCCATGGAGAAGAACGCGGTCGTCCTGGGCGACGCCACGGACGCCGACATCTTCGCGCTCGCGGGTGACGAGCTCGAGGCCGCGGTGCAGGTCTTCCACGTGCGTGGGGGACGCATCCGCGGGCAGCGCGGCTGGATCGTCGAGAAGGTCGAGGACGTGACCGACGCCGAGCTCGTCGAGCACCTCCTGCAGCAGGTCTACGGCTCGGTCGACGAGGCGCTCGGCGACTCCTCGACCCCCTCGTCGAGCGTCGTCCCGCGCGAGGTGCTCGTGCCCGTCCTGCCGCCCGACACCGACCAGGTCGTGGCCTGGCTCACGGGCCTGCGCGGCGCCAAGGTCGACGTCCGGGTGCCGCAGCGCGGCGACAAGCGCGAGCTGGCCGCGACGGTGCACAAGAACGCCGAGCACGCCCTCGCGCTGCACCGCACGAGGCGTGCGGGCGATCTCACGACCCGCAGCCAGGCGCTGCGCGAGATCCAGGAGGCGCTCGGCCTGGAGACCGCGCCGCTGCGCATCGAGTGCTACGACGTGTCGACGACGCAGGGGACCCACCAGGTCGCGTCGATGGTCGTGTTCGAGGACGGGCTCGCCCGCAAGAGCGAGTACCGCCACTTCGCGATCCGTGGACCCGAGGGCCTGGGGGCGCGCGACGACACCGCGGCCATGCACGAGGTCATCACGCGTCGGTTCAAGCGGTACCTCGCGGACCGGTCCCAGGCCACGGACGTCGAGATGGACCTGGGGGCCGACGACGACACCGCCCGCGACACGGACGCCGTCGCCGCGGGCTACGTGCCGCGCTCGGGCGAGGTGGGCGCGGACGCCCCTGCAGGCCGCGCCGCCCGTTTCGCCTACCCGCCCAACCTCGTCGTGGTCGACGGCGGGCCTCCCCAGGTCGCGGCAGCCGCCCGGGCCCTCGCGGAGCTCGGGATCGACGACGTCGCGCTCTGCGGGCTCGCGAAGCGGCTCGAGGAGGTCTGGTTGCCGGGGGAGGACTACCCGGTGATCCTGCAGCGCAGCTCCGAGGGGCTGTACCTGCTCCAGCGGGTCCGGGACGAGGCCCACCGGTTCGCGATCTCCTACCACCGCAAGAAGCGCGGCAAGGCCATGACCGTCTCGGTCCTCGACGACGTCCCGGGCCTCGGGCCCGCCCGCAAGAAGGCGCTCCTGACCCACTTCGGGTCGCTCAAGCGGTTGCGTGCCGCGTCCGCGGAAGAGATCGCGACGGTCCCCGGCATGGGCGCCGCGACCGCGGCCGCCGTCGTGGCCGCGCTGGGTCCGGGGACAGCGCGAGGCACGGGTGGCACAGGGGCCGGTGCCGAGCCCGACGCGACCGAGGAAGGGGCGCCGAGCACCTCTCCCGAGGCGGCCGTGCCCGCACCCGGGACGCCCGAGGGGGCTGCCCAGGCATGA
- a CDS encoding OsmC family protein yields the protein MGALHSYAATVRWTGAGETGTTTYTAYSRDHDVDLAGRPTLLGSADPAFRGDPSRYSPEELFVASLSQCHMLWFLHLASAAGIVVRDYTDEVTGTMRVESAGAGQFTDVTLHPHVVVDDGPGVTESAVVEIHRRAHDHCFLARSVNFPVLLEPAPLRTHAA from the coding sequence ATGGGCGCCCTTCACTCGTACGCCGCGACCGTCCGCTGGACCGGCGCAGGCGAGACCGGAACCACCACATACACCGCGTACAGCCGCGACCACGACGTCGACCTCGCCGGCCGACCGACGCTCCTCGGCTCGGCCGACCCGGCGTTCCGCGGCGACCCGAGCCGCTACAGCCCCGAGGAGCTGTTCGTCGCGAGCCTCTCGCAGTGCCACATGCTGTGGTTCCTGCACCTCGCGTCGGCTGCGGGGATCGTCGTCCGCGACTACACGGACGAGGTGACCGGCACCATGCGGGTCGAGTCCGCCGGGGCGGGCCAGTTCACGGACGTCACGCTGCACCCGCACGTGGTGGTCGACGACGGTCCCGGGGTCACCGAGTCCGCCGTCGTCGAGATCCACCGGCGAGCGCACGACCACTGCTTCCTCGCACGCTCCGTGAACTTCCCGGTCCTCCTGGAGCCCGCACCGTTGCGCACCCACGCGGCCTGA